CGATGCCCTCGATCAAGGTGCTGCCCGAGGACTCCTCGGCGCGCATCGGCTACGACCTCGTGCAGGACTCCTTCGGCGAGGGTGCCCCCGGGACCCTCCAGGTGGTCACCGACAAGGCCGACGCCGAGGCGACCACCGCGACCCTGACGGCCGACAGCGGCATCGCCGGGGCCATGCCCCCGATGCCCGCGATGGACGACAGCGGCCTGGTGCTCATCCAGGCGGTCCCGACCGTCGACCCCTCGGACCCCGAGCTCGGTGACACCGTGGACCGGCTGCGCGCCGATCTCCCCGAGTCCGCACTCGTCGGCGGCGCCGCGGTCGAGAACCTCGACCTGAAGGCCCAGCTCGACGAGTCCACGCCGCTGGTCATCGGCGTCGTGATGGTGCTCGGCTTCCTGCTGCTGCTCTTCGCGCTGCAGGCGCCGCTCATCTCGCTGCTGGGCACCCTGGCCAGCCTGCTCTCGACCGCCGCCGCCTTCGGTGTGGCCCGCCTGATCTTCCAGGAGGGCTACGGCTCCGACCTGCTCGGCTTCGAGCCGCAGGGCTTCCTGGACGCCTGGGCCCCGGTGTTCTTCTTCGCGATGATCTTCGCGATCGCGATGGACTACACGGTGTTCCTGCTGGCCTCGGCCAAGGAGCACTACGAGCGCAGCGGCGACCCGAAGGACGCGATGGTCGGTTCGCTGGCCCACTCCGGGCGGGTGATCTTCGCCGCCGGCGCGGTGATGGTCGCGGTGTTCTTCACCTTCGCCCTGTCGGGTCCGATCCCGCCCAAGGAGATGGGCGTGGTGCTGGGCATCGCGGTGCTGCTGGACGCCTTCCTGGTCCGGCTGGTGCTGCTCCCGGTGATGCTGCGCCTGACCGGCAAGGCCGCCTGGTACACCCCGGCCTGGCTGAGCAAGGTGCTGCCGAACATCACGTTCGCTCACGACTGATCCCGTCTCGACCCCACCACACGACCACGCGGCGTACGCCGCGGAGAGGAGGCAGCCATGTGCCGCCCCACCACCTGCAAGATCTGCAAGAAGACCACCTGGGCCGGGTGCGGCAACCACGTCGCCCAGGTCAAGGCGTCGGTGCCCGCCGGCCAGTGGTGCTCGGGCCACTCCCAGGCCGAGCAGGCCGCAGCCAAGGCCAAGGGCCAGGACAAGGCCCGGACCGACGGCGCGCAGGGCAGCTGGTTCAGCCGCCTGTTGAAGCGCTGAGGAGGAGACCGTCATGAACCTCGACCGCGCCGTGATGATATTCGCCGGCGGGATGACGCTGCTCAGCGCCGTCCTGGTGGCACTGGTCTCGCCCTGGTGGTTGCTGCTGACCGCCTTCGTCGGGCTGAACCAGATCCAGTCCAGCCTCACCGGGTTCTGCCCGGCCGCGATGGTGCTGCGCAAGGCCGGCCTGCAGTCCGGTTGCGCCTTCGAGCCACGCGAGGCCGCGCCCGTCGGTCGCTGACCGGCGCCCGAGGAGCGCAGCAGACACACCGGCCGTGGGCCGGCGGGAGGAAGTCCTCCCGCCGGCCCACGGCCGTTTTCGCCACCGGGTACGGTCTTCCACAGTTCTATGGAAGATGACGATGGAGGAGCGATGGACGACCGGCGCAGCACCCTGTTCGACCAGCTCGGCGTGGTGGGCAAGGCCTTCGCCAGCCCCCGACGGCTCGAGCTCGTCGACCTGCTGGCGCAGGGCGAGCGGACCGTCGACGCCCTGGCTCGCACCGCCGGCATGGGCGTCACGACCGTGTCTGCCCACCTGCAGGTCCTCAAGCTGGCCAACCTGGTCAGCACCCGCCGCGAGGGCACCCGGGTGCACTACCGGCTCGCCGGCGACGACGTCGCGGCCCTGTACGACGCCCTGCGCACCGTGGGGCGGGAGCGATCGGCCGACGTCGGTCGCGCCCTGGAGGCCTATCTCGACGTGCCCGGCTCCCAGGAGGTCGGCCTCGTGACCCGCTCCGAGCTGACCGCCGCTCTCGACGAGGGCTCGGCCGACGTCATCGACGTGCGCCCGGTCGAGGAGTACCTGGCCGGGCACGTCCCCGGCGCCCGCAGCGTGCCGCTGGAGGACCTGGCCGCGCAGGTGAGCGACCTGCACACGCGGGGCCCGGTCATCGCCTACTGCCGCGGCGCGTTCTGCGTGCTGGCGCACGACGCGGTGCGCATCCTGGCCGCGTCCGGGGTCGAGGCCCGCCGGCTCGAGGACGGGATGCTCGAGTGGCGCACCCACGGCCATCCCGTGGCGGTGGGTGCATGACCAGCTGGACCGCGCTGCGCGGCTTCTCGCCGCGGCGCTGGGCCGTGGCCGCCCTATCCGGGACCGCCTTCGCCCTGGCGGTGGCCATCCCCACCGACCTCGTCGACACCCCACTCTTCGGCCGCGAGATCCCGCCGACCTGGTGGGCCTGGCCCGCCCTGCTGGTCTCGTCGGCGCTGGCCGGTCTGCTCGTGGCGACGTACGTCGCGGCCCCGCCGCGCGAGACCGACGTGGCCGGTCGCGGCGGCTGGATCGGCGGCGCGCTGACCTTCTTCGCCGTCGGCTGCCCGGTGTGCAACAAGCTGGTGCTGGTCGCCCTCGGCAGCGCCGGCGCGCTGACGTGGTTCGAGCCCGTGCAACCCGTGCTGCAGCTGCTCGCCGTCGCCCTGCTGGCGTGGGCGCTGCGCCGCCGCCTGCTCGACCAGGTCAGCTGCGCGGTGCCCACCACCAACCCGATCCCCCAGACGGTCGGCCAGACCGTCAGCCAGACCGTCCCCCACCCCAGCCCTGGAGACCCTCGTGACTGAGAAGCGCAAGAGCCCCCTGCTCCCCCTGGCCGTCGCCGCGGTCGCGGCCGCCGCCCTCGTGGCCGTGCTCGTCGGCACCACAGGCGCCGACGCCCCCGACAAGACCGACGGGCCGAGCTCCCCCGCGGCGAGCGCCGCCGACCCCAGCTCGGCCCCGCCCGCCGACGACCCGCTCGCCCAGCTGGCGCGGCGTGAGGCCGACGACCCGATGGCGGTGGGCGACAAGGACGCCCCGGTGGTGATGGTCAACTACTCGGAGTTCCAGTGCCCGTTCTGCGGCAAGTTCGCCCGGGACACCGAGCCGGTGCTGCACGAGAAGTACGTCGAGGACGGCACGCTGCGCATCGAGTGGCGCGACTTCCCCTACCTGGGCCAGGAGTCGACCACCGCGGCGCTGGCCGGTCGCGCGGCCGCGGCGCAGGACAAGTTCTGGGAGTTCCACGAGGCGCTCTACGCCGACCAGCCCTCCCCCAACAGCGGCGCCATCGACCAGGACTTCCTCGACGACATCGCGCGCGACATCGGCCTCGACGTCGCGGACTTCCGCCGCGACATGTCAAGCCCCGACGCCCAGCAGGCCGTGGAGGCCGACTTCGCCGAGGGCCAGCAGATCGGGGTGACCGGCACCCCCGCGTTCATCATCAACGGCCAGCCGGTGATCGGCGCCCAGCCGACGGCCACCTTCGAGCAGGTCATCGAGGACGCCGCGGACGCGGCCCGATGACCGAGATCGGCCTCGTCGCGGCCTTCGCGGCCGGGGTCTTGGCACTGCTGTCCCCGTGCAGCGCCCTGCTGCTGCCCTCGTTCTTCGCCTACGCGTTCGCCGACGCCCGAGCACTGGTGGCCCGGACCACGGTCTTCTACGTGGGGCTCCTGCTGACGCTGGTGCCGCTGGGCACCGGCGCCGGCTTCGCCTCCGAGCTGTTCTACGGCCACCGCACGACGCTGATCGCGGTGGCGGGCTGGACGATCATCGCGATGGGTGTGCTGCAGCTCGTGGGGCGCGGCTTCGCGATGCCCTTCTCGGCGCGGCTGCAGTCCTGGGCGGGCACCCGCACCGGCAGCGGCTGGGCCTCCACGCTCGTGCTCGGGGCGGTCTACGGCCTCGCCGGCTTCTGCTCCGGGCCGGTGCTGGGCGCCATCCTCACCGTGGCCGCCACGTCCGGCTCCCCGTGGCAGGGCGGACTGCTGCTCGCGGTCTACGCCCTCGGCATGGCCGCGCCGCTGCTCGTGCTCGCCGTCCTGTGGGACCGGTACGACCTGGGCAGCCGCCGCTGGCTGCGCGGTCGGACCCTTCACGTCGGACCGGTCACCGTGCACACCACGTCGCTGGTCGCCGGGGTGCTCTTCATCGCGATCGGCGTGCTGTTCCTGCGCTTCGACGGCACGGCCGGCATCACCGGCTTCCTCGGGTTCGACACCGTCGACCTCGAGTTCGCCGCCCAGCAGGCCGTCACCGAGTGGGCCGCCGCGATCCCCGTCTGGGTGCTGCCCGCCGGGGTCGTGGTCGTCGCACTGGGCGTGGCGCTGCGCCGCGCGACCCGCCCCACGGACGACGAGCACCCGACGTCGTCGTACGTAGGGAACAACGAGGACGTCCGACCGGTTGGGAAGGTATCCCCCCACGGGGATCAGACTTCCGACTGACAAGGAGACCACCCGATGGCCACCACCGACCTGACCGCCGAGACGTTCGAGACCACCATCTCCAGCAACGAGATCGTCCTCGTCGACTTCTGGGCCTCCTGGTGCGGCCCGTGCCGCCAGTTCGCCCCCGTCTACGAGACGGCGTCGGCGGAGAACACCGACATCGTCTTCGCCAAGATCGACACCGAGGCCGAGCAGAGCCTGGCCGCCGCGGCGAACATCACCTCGATCCCGACCCTGATGGCGTTCAAGGACGGCAACCTCGTCTTCGCCCAGCCCGGCGCCCTGCCGGCTCCGGCGCTCGCCGAGCTGATCGAGGCCGTGCGCGCGCTCGACGTGGAGAAGGCCAAGGCCGAGGCGGCCGCCCAGGCCGACGCCTGAGGCTCGGGCCTCACCCCACCCGGACGACGCCCATCATGCCGTCGTCCTCGTGGTCGAGGATGTGACAGTGGTAGACGGTGCGGCCGGGCTGGTCGAAGGCCACCCGGACCGTCACCGCTCCACGCGCCGGGACGTTGACCACGTCGCGCCACACCGGGGCGTCCACCAGCCCCTCGCCGGCGTCGAGCACCTGCATCGGCCACACGTGGAGGTGGAAGGGGTGGTCCATCGAGCTGTCGTTGCGGATGGTCCAGTCCTCCACGGCCCCGACCTCGACCTCCTGGTCGGTCCGGTCGGGGTCGAACTCCTGGCCTCCGAAGGTGAAGCTCATCCCGCCCATCCCCATCCCGGTCTGGAACACGAGCTCACGACGCCGCGCGGGCTCTCGTCCGCGCAGGTCCCGGGCGGCACGCCGCGCAGGCAGCGGAGCCCCCGCGGGGACCTCCGTCCCGGCCACCTCGAGCCTGAGCAGGTCCACCGCACCTGACGACGAGGACGCGCCCCCGCCCATCATGCCGCCCATCCCACCCATCTCGCTCTCGCCGCGGTCGACGGGGTCCGCGCGCACGGTGGTGGTGCCCGAGACCGTCGTCAGCACGATGTCGGCACGGTTGCCCGGAGCGAGCACCAGCGCTCCTCCGGCCGCGGGCGGCTCGAGCGGACCGAGGTCGCGCGCGACCAGGTCGACCTGCTGGGCGCCGAGATCCAGCGCGAGGTAGCGCGAGACGCAGGCGTTGACGACCCGCCACCGCTCCCGCTCACCCGGGCGCGCCTCGAGGACGGGGGCCACCTGGCCGTTGACCAGCACCAGCTCGCCCTCGCGACCCATCATCTTGTCGGGCATCGAGGGGTCCTTCAGTGCGCCGGACTCGTCGAGGCTGATGTCGGAGACGACCAGCACCCGCTCCCGCGCCACCTCGACCGTGGCCGCACCGGGGGTCTCGGGGTCCTCGACCACGATGGCGCCGTACAGGCCGCCGAAGACCTGGTCGGCGACGTTGCCGTGGTGGTGGGGGTGGTACCAGAACACCCCGGGCGGGTGGTCGTCCGGGAGCCGGTGCTCGTAGTCGAACGACTCCCCCGGCTGCACGGCGACGAAGACGTTGTCGCCGTTGCCCTCGGGCGAGACGT
This Nocardioides dokdonensis FR1436 DNA region includes the following protein-coding sequences:
- a CDS encoding YgaP family membrane protein, which codes for MNLDRAVMIFAGGMTLLSAVLVALVSPWWLLLTAFVGLNQIQSSLTGFCPAAMVLRKAGLQSGCAFEPREAAPVGR
- a CDS encoding ArsR/SmtB family transcription factor; translated protein: MDDRRSTLFDQLGVVGKAFASPRRLELVDLLAQGERTVDALARTAGMGVTTVSAHLQVLKLANLVSTRREGTRVHYRLAGDDVAALYDALRTVGRERSADVGRALEAYLDVPGSQEVGLVTRSELTAALDEGSADVIDVRPVEEYLAGHVPGARSVPLEDLAAQVSDLHTRGPVIAYCRGAFCVLAHDAVRILAASGVEARRLEDGMLEWRTHGHPVAVGA
- a CDS encoding DsbA family protein; the protein is MTEKRKSPLLPLAVAAVAAAALVAVLVGTTGADAPDKTDGPSSPAASAADPSSAPPADDPLAQLARREADDPMAVGDKDAPVVMVNYSEFQCPFCGKFARDTEPVLHEKYVEDGTLRIEWRDFPYLGQESTTAALAGRAAAAQDKFWEFHEALYADQPSPNSGAIDQDFLDDIARDIGLDVADFRRDMSSPDAQQAVEADFAEGQQIGVTGTPAFIINGQPVIGAQPTATFEQVIEDAADAAR
- a CDS encoding cytochrome c biogenesis CcdA family protein, producing MTEIGLVAAFAAGVLALLSPCSALLLPSFFAYAFADARALVARTTVFYVGLLLTLVPLGTGAGFASELFYGHRTTLIAVAGWTIIAMGVLQLVGRGFAMPFSARLQSWAGTRTGSGWASTLVLGAVYGLAGFCSGPVLGAILTVAATSGSPWQGGLLLAVYALGMAAPLLVLAVLWDRYDLGSRRWLRGRTLHVGPVTVHTTSLVAGVLFIAIGVLFLRFDGTAGITGFLGFDTVDLEFAAQQAVTEWAAAIPVWVLPAGVVVVALGVALRRATRPTDDEHPTSSYVGNNEDVRPVGKVSPHGDQTSD
- the trxA gene encoding thioredoxin, with product MATTDLTAETFETTISSNEIVLVDFWASWCGPCRQFAPVYETASAENTDIVFAKIDTEAEQSLAAAANITSIPTLMAFKDGNLVFAQPGALPAPALAELIEAVRALDVEKAKAEAAAQADA
- a CDS encoding multicopper oxidase family protein, producing the protein MTQQPRVTRRRALRIGGVGLVAAGAGAAGWWRFGPESVLDARSGAAAVEPPVLRSESGVLAVRLEAARGDRQVAGRSVTALGYNDGLPGPTLRVRPGDTLRIELVNGLDEPTNLHVHGLHVSPEGNGDNVFVAVQPGESFDYEHRLPDDHPPGVFWYHPHHHGNVADQVFGGLYGAIVVEDPETPGAATVEVARERVLVVSDISLDESGALKDPSMPDKMMGREGELVLVNGQVAPVLEARPGERERWRVVNACVSRYLALDLGAQQVDLVARDLGPLEPPAAGGALVLAPGNRADIVLTTVSGTTTVRADPVDRGESEMGGMGGMMGGGASSSSGAVDLLRLEVAGTEVPAGAPLPARRAARDLRGREPARRRELVFQTGMGMGGMSFTFGGQEFDPDRTDQEVEVGAVEDWTIRNDSSMDHPFHLHVWPMQVLDAGEGLVDAPVWRDVVNVPARGAVTVRVAFDQPGRTVYHCHILDHEDDGMMGVVRVG